The sequence ATCCATGCTTTCGCGGATATTTTGCCAGATAGCGGCATCGACATTTTCCTTCAAACCAAATGCAGGAAGCTGTGACGCTGCCAGAATAATGGCACGGGCCTGCAATATAGCGGCTCGCTGATCAGGAAAATTTCGGGCGATGGATTCCCAATGGGCTGCGTTTTCGCCATATTTCACCCAGGCGACGAAACTGTCGTCGGTTACAAAATCGGCGGTATCGAAGTTTGAGTAATCCATGTATAGACATAAAGAAGGGGAAGGGGGTTTTTAACTCACTTATGTTAAAGTTTTTTTAAAAAAACTTTTGGGGGGCTACAGCAGCTCTCTTAATTTGACTACCGCACGCTGTACCAGATTACGAACAGATTGCTCATTGACGCCCATAATCCCGGAAATCTCTTCCCAGCTAAAATTATCATAAAACCGGAGGCGGATAGCCTCCTGTTGCCTGACTGGCAATTGTCGCATGGCTTTTTGCAAACGAAGCTGTTGCAACAGATCCTCTTCGCTCATAATGCGCAAATCCTCTGCCGAAGACTCCTCCTGCAATGACCAATCAAGGGCCAGGGCTGCCTTTGCATCCGATAACCGGTGCAAACGCCTCCGCAAAGACCTGAAAAGATAGTATTTGACAGAAGTAGTCGCTGAGAGATTATGCCTTGTACGCCAGAGATCGGCAAAAAGATCCTGCATGGCATCCTGCACCTGTGCAGCATCTCCCGCAAGGTGGTAGCCGTAGTTATACAATACAGCAGAAAAACGCCTGTACATCTCACTAAAGGCCTGTTCGTCGTCCTGTCTAAAGGCATTCCACAGTACCTCTTCCGCTATGAATGACTGATAGCTATTTCCAGACCCCAATTTACCTGATTTAAAAAAGTATCACCTGAAGTAATAGTATGGTTCACCAGTCCATTCTCACTGGCTGCGGGGACTAAACTACGAACTATAAAAATCATTTACGAATCATTGCTTATCCCGGGATGAGTTATACCCAAAAAAACGGGGCCTGATAAATATCAGGCCCTCCCCAAATTAACCATTAAAAAAACTCATTTGAATTTTGCTTGAAACAAAATTAGAATGAATCTTTTGCAAATCTGTTAATCATAAGTTAATGATTCTAAATAATATGGGGAGGTGATAACGGTAGAATTAGAATGATACTTACATGATCAAATAGGTGAATAAATTAGTCCAGGCCGCAGCAATCTCTATAAAAAAAAGGTCCCCGGAAAAAATTCCAGGGACTTACCATTTAACCTATATTCTGTACTGTAGCATCAAAATTTTAAATATTTTTCAGAGGCTTAGACTTTTTCTCACTTTCTATACTTCAAATCGTTTCTCTAAAGTTTTGCTCTCAAATATTTTCTGTATATAAGACGGTGATTAATATCCGAAGTTTAACGGGTTTCGATTTTTTTTTCAATTTATTTCTAAATTACCTGCTATGAACAG is a genomic window of Chitinophaga sp. LS1 containing:
- a CDS encoding RNA polymerase sigma factor, with the translated sequence MGSGNSYQSFIAEEVLWNAFRQDDEQAFSEMYRRFSAVLYNYGYHLAGDAAQVQDAMQDLFADLWRTRHNLSATTSVKYYLFRSLRRRLHRLSDAKAALALDWSLQEESSAEDLRIMSEEDLLQQLRLQKAMRQLPVRQQEAIRLRFYDNFSWEEISGIMGVNEQSVRNLVQRAVVKLRELL